The Micromonospora sediminicola genome contains a region encoding:
- a CDS encoding DUF6232 family protein yields the protein MITYYDDRSVQVTSTTVRVDGRSYPLAELTMVWHRRGDRSWRVLAGRGAIGAALAGPLVAALLGIGLAVWLHRSAVVTIAIVGASVLVGLAVGPLADVLFEHLDRSYVRGSRQLEMWARWHGRPVRLLRTGDALRFGQIYRAVQRAMEHVPAGPGRTAPGRTATGQNVIGSSGSSPRPRSRP from the coding sequence TGGACGGGCGCAGCTACCCGCTGGCCGAGCTGACCATGGTGTGGCACCGGCGCGGCGACCGCTCGTGGCGGGTGCTCGCCGGGCGGGGCGCGATCGGGGCGGCGCTCGCCGGCCCGCTGGTGGCCGCCCTGCTCGGCATCGGGCTGGCCGTCTGGCTGCACCGCTCCGCCGTGGTCACCATCGCGATCGTCGGCGCCTCGGTGCTCGTCGGCCTCGCCGTCGGCCCGCTCGCGGACGTGCTCTTCGAGCACCTGGACCGCTCGTACGTGCGGGGCAGCCGCCAACTGGAGATGTGGGCCCGCTGGCACGGCCGCCCGGTGCGACTGCTGCGCACCGGCGACGCGCTGCGCTTCGGGCAGATCTACCGCGCGGTGCAGCGGGCCATGGAGCACGTGCCCGCCGGCCCTGGCCGGACCGCTCCCGGCCGGACCGCGACCGGTCAGAACGTGATCGGCTCGTCCGGCAGCAGCCCGAGACCGCGCAGCAGACCGTAG